A stretch of the Thiohalospira halophila DSM 15071 genome encodes the following:
- the recD gene encoding exodeoxyribonuclease V subunit alpha encodes MTPSLENHAAVLDLLARWVEQGWLRPLDRALAAFLGQQCPEADPVALLLTALASHQAGRGHVCLDLAATAGDADGALGLAPADSRPVTDEAEPPRPAACLPTRVADLAAALGDSRLAGPGAGTTPLVLEGPPESPRLYLRRYRQAEVAIAEAVTARSRSTDEAAPGSGADPERLRRWLEPLFGPTPEGVDWQRVAAAVAARSAFTVITGGPGTGKTTTVVRLLALLQGVRETQRPLRMALAAPTGKAAARLGGTVASAIHDLHLPEGAEAVRAELPTTVTTLHRLLGGRPDSHRFRHNAANPLPVDLLVVDEASMVDLELMADTLAALPPRAGLVLLGDKDQLASVEAGAVLGELCHRAEGGHYTPATTAWLEAATGTPIPAEYYDPAGRALDQQVVQLRHSHRFGAESGIGQLAAAVNRGDAAGAGALLASGLPDLAQERPNEPDAVARLAAEGLAPLLERVAAGPAGADDPAREAWAEAILADLGHFQLLAAVRQGPWGVEALNQRVEAHLSARGLLAPEGEWYPGRPVIVTRNDPGLGLANGDVGIALPGAEPGALRVAFPAPEGGVRWISPARLEAVETVFAMTVHKAQGSEFRHAALVLPDRGSPVLTRELIYTAITRAAERFTLLEGGGSGLLAAAIGEQVQRTSGLRERLGEK; translated from the coding sequence GTGACACCCTCCCTGGAGAACCACGCGGCCGTGCTGGACCTCCTGGCCCGCTGGGTGGAGCAGGGCTGGTTGCGCCCCCTGGACCGGGCCCTGGCCGCCTTCCTGGGCCAGCAGTGCCCGGAGGCGGATCCCGTCGCGCTGCTCCTGACCGCTCTGGCCAGCCACCAGGCCGGCCGCGGCCATGTCTGCCTGGACCTGGCCGCCACCGCCGGCGACGCCGACGGTGCCCTGGGCCTCGCTCCCGCCGATAGCCGGCCGGTGACCGACGAGGCCGAGCCGCCCCGACCGGCTGCTTGCCTGCCCACCCGGGTCGCCGACCTCGCCGCCGCCCTGGGCGACTCGCGACTGGCCGGCCCGGGGGCAGGCACCACACCGCTGGTCCTGGAGGGGCCGCCGGAGTCGCCCCGCCTCTATCTCCGCCGCTACCGCCAGGCCGAGGTGGCCATCGCCGAGGCCGTCACCGCGCGCAGCCGGAGCACGGACGAGGCCGCCCCCGGTTCCGGCGCGGATCCGGAACGCCTGCGGCGCTGGCTGGAACCCCTTTTCGGCCCGACTCCGGAGGGTGTGGACTGGCAACGGGTCGCGGCCGCGGTGGCCGCCCGCTCCGCCTTCACCGTGATCACCGGAGGCCCGGGCACCGGCAAGACCACCACCGTGGTCCGGCTGCTGGCGCTGCTGCAGGGGGTCCGCGAGACGCAGCGCCCCCTGCGCATGGCCCTGGCCGCCCCCACGGGCAAGGCCGCCGCCCGCCTGGGCGGCACCGTGGCATCGGCGATCCACGACCTGCACCTGCCCGAGGGGGCCGAGGCGGTCCGCGCGGAGCTGCCCACCACGGTCACCACCCTCCACCGCCTGCTGGGCGGACGGCCGGACAGCCACCGCTTCCGCCACAATGCCGCCAACCCGCTCCCGGTGGACCTGCTGGTGGTGGACGAGGCCTCCATGGTCGACCTGGAGCTCATGGCCGACACCCTGGCCGCCCTGCCCCCCCGCGCAGGGCTGGTGCTGCTGGGGGACAAGGACCAGCTCGCCTCGGTGGAGGCCGGCGCCGTCCTGGGTGAGCTCTGCCATCGCGCCGAGGGCGGCCACTACACCCCGGCCACTACCGCCTGGCTGGAGGCGGCCACCGGCACCCCCATCCCGGCGGAGTACTACGACCCGGCGGGCCGGGCGCTGGATCAGCAGGTGGTCCAGCTCCGCCACAGCCATCGCTTCGGGGCGGAGAGTGGGATCGGCCAGCTGGCCGCCGCGGTCAATCGCGGCGATGCGGCCGGGGCCGGCGCCCTGCTCGCCTCCGGGCTGCCCGACCTGGCCCAGGAGCGCCCGAACGAACCCGACGCCGTCGCGCGTCTGGCCGCCGAGGGCCTTGCTCCGCTCCTGGAGCGGGTGGCGGCGGGGCCCGCCGGGGCGGATGACCCCGCCCGCGAGGCGTGGGCGGAGGCGATCCTGGCCGACCTGGGCCACTTCCAGCTCCTGGCCGCCGTCCGGCAGGGCCCGTGGGGAGTGGAGGCCCTCAATCAGCGGGTGGAGGCCCACCTGAGCGCCCGCGGCCTGCTCGCCCCCGAGGGCGAGTGGTATCCGGGCCGGCCGGTCATCGTCACCCGCAACGACCCCGGGCTGGGGCTGGCCAATGGCGATGTCGGCATCGCCCTGCCCGGCGCGGAGCCGGGAGCGCTGCGGGTCGCCTTCCCCGCGCCGGAGGGCGGTGTGCGCTGGATCAGCCCCGCCCGGCTGGAGGCGGTGGAGACGGTCTTCGCCATGACGGTCCACAAGGCCCAGGGCTCGGAGTTCCGCCACGCGGCCCTGGTCCTGCCGGATCGGGGTTCCCCCGTCCTCACCCGAGAGCTGATCTACACCGCCATCACCCGTGCCGCCGAGCGCTTCACCCTGCTGGAGGGTGGCGGTTCGGGCCTCCTTGCCGCCGCGATCGGGGAACAGGTCCAGCGGACCTCCGGCCTGCGCGAGCGCCTGGGCGAGAAGTAA
- a CDS encoding beta-class carbonic anhydrase has translation MSDNQDAVLAANAEYAARFGGKGGLPMPPARGFAILTCMDARLDPAQYAGLAEGDAHVIRNAGGRASDDAIRSLVISHKLLGTQEWFVIHHTDCGMETFDDATMAGLLEKSLDTAALEGGAWKDVGNGPGAVDGHYINWLTIADREGSIVEDVRRVREHPLVPGYIPIHGYLYDCSNGRLTEVPAATEAGRPR, from the coding sequence ATGAGCGATAATCAAGATGCCGTCCTGGCGGCCAACGCCGAATACGCCGCCCGCTTCGGCGGCAAGGGCGGCCTTCCCATGCCCCCGGCACGCGGCTTCGCCATCCTCACCTGCATGGATGCCCGCCTGGACCCGGCCCAGTACGCCGGACTGGCCGAGGGGGATGCCCACGTCATCCGCAACGCCGGCGGCCGGGCCAGCGACGACGCCATCCGGTCACTGGTGATCTCGCACAAGCTGCTGGGGACCCAGGAGTGGTTCGTCATCCACCACACCGACTGCGGCATGGAGACCTTCGACGACGCCACCATGGCCGGCCTGCTGGAGAAGAGTCTGGATACCGCCGCCCTGGAGGGGGGCGCCTGGAAGGATGTCGGCAACGGCCCCGGCGCCGTGGACGGCCACTACATCAACTGGCTGACCATCGCCGATCGGGAGGGGAGCATCGTGGAGGATGTTCGCCGGGTCCGGGAACATCCCCTGGTTCCGGGGTACATCCCGATCCACGGCTACCTCTACGACTGCAGCAACGGCCGGCTCACGGAGGTCCCCGCCGCCACCGAGGCCGGCCGGCCCCGCTGA
- the recB gene encoding exodeoxyribonuclease V subunit beta produces MSEQQPQSHGDSPLDPLTFPLHGSRLIEASAGTGKTWTIAALYLRLVLGHGDENGFREPLLPPRILVVTFTIAATRELRDRIRNRLGEAATAFRQPDRADPDDAVLAGLLAAYPEADARARCARRLEVAAEWMDEAAIHTIHAFSQRMLREHAFHSRHLFHQRLEPDTSERLLEAVRDYWRSQVVPRPADEAELLMTHLGGDPDALKARLRPWLELPLPPPDDASRDARLREGLAALEAMKAPLREDFEAVAESFHAALPSLNRQSYKKPDDLLADLRAWADQPGLLTPPGYGAKVFNLLSAAGMRAKLKKGHSLPDDLHPALTGLEAAERLQSDPTPFLEHAAAWIRARFEAAKRDHAELDFGDLVTGLRAALEGAAGKDLAETIRAQYPVALIDEFQDTDPAQYAVFDAVYEVETAPADRGLFLIGDPKQAIYGFRGADIHSYLAARRATAGRHYTLPKNYRATEAAVKAVNRLFGHAAGHTRGAFLFRDGDDDPVPFHAVDARGRGERLLRDGAPVPALTLWHRWPSEAVGIGAYRDEAAEAGATAITDLLLAGRAGEAAFCEDDGATRPVEPADIAVLVRDRQEAEAIRGALHARGVASVYLSLQDSVWASEEAGDLHLWLRACAEPESEAAVRAALATPTLGRSLNELERLTRDETAWERTVLRFHDYRRIWRRQGVLPLLRRLLHDEGVPARLLAEENGERRLTNLLHLGELLQQAAAGLDGEHALLRHLAAERETGGSGDDGILRLESDADRVRVVTIHKAKGLEYPLVFLPFASGFKPLDRSKAPLRYRNDQGQWVIDPDPDEEAVARADDERLAEDLRLFYVALTRARHATWVGLAPVRRGNKKANDLHRTAPGYLLTGGTPLEASDLPERLHTLAGDEPALAVSPFPAPDDRRLPATDEATTHGEARTPTRSPAERWWIASYSALALGHGESSHRAPETATAGLVDEMADEATAPGTAGGGLLDFPRGPEPGTFLHGLLEWAAGEGLAAVAADPDWLATTVAERCRRRGWADHAPAVTDWLQRLLTEPLALSGGTPLRLADLEQYQPELEFWIGVHDLPAAELDAAVRTATLGGEERPSVGPAHLNGLLKGFIDLVFEHEGRYWVADYKSNFLGPRPADYAPDPLRRAVLERRYELQYTLYTLALHRQLKARLPDYDYDRHMGGAVYLFLRGLDAPGQGLHCERPPRALIEQLDDRLRGPGTNRNGGGTP; encoded by the coding sequence ATGAGCGAGCAACAGCCGCAGTCCCACGGGGATTCTCCCCTGGACCCCCTCACCTTCCCCCTCCACGGCAGCCGCCTCATCGAGGCCAGCGCCGGGACCGGGAAGACCTGGACCATCGCCGCCCTCTACCTGCGCCTGGTCCTGGGCCACGGCGACGAGAACGGCTTCCGGGAACCCCTGCTGCCACCGCGGATCCTGGTGGTCACCTTCACCATCGCCGCCACCCGCGAACTCCGCGATCGCATCCGCAATCGCCTGGGGGAGGCGGCGACCGCCTTTCGACAGCCGGACCGCGCCGACCCCGACGATGCCGTCCTCGCCGGCCTCCTCGCCGCCTATCCGGAGGCGGACGCACGCGCCCGCTGCGCCCGCCGCCTGGAGGTCGCCGCCGAGTGGATGGACGAAGCGGCCATCCATACCATCCACGCCTTCAGCCAGCGCATGCTGCGCGAACACGCCTTCCACAGCCGCCACCTCTTCCACCAGCGGCTGGAGCCGGACACCAGCGAACGGCTCCTGGAGGCGGTGCGCGACTACTGGCGCAGCCAGGTGGTCCCCCGGCCGGCCGACGAGGCCGAACTGCTCATGACCCACCTGGGCGGGGATCCCGATGCGCTCAAGGCCCGCCTCCGCCCCTGGCTGGAGCTGCCGCTGCCGCCCCCGGACGACGCCAGCCGGGATGCCCGGCTGCGCGAGGGGCTGGCGGCGCTGGAGGCGATGAAGGCCCCCCTGCGCGAGGACTTCGAGGCGGTGGCCGAGAGCTTCCACGCGGCCCTGCCCTCCCTCAACCGGCAGTCCTACAAGAAGCCGGACGACCTGCTCGCCGACCTGCGGGCATGGGCCGACCAGCCGGGACTCCTCACCCCGCCCGGCTACGGGGCGAAGGTCTTCAACCTCCTGAGCGCCGCCGGCATGCGGGCGAAGCTGAAGAAGGGCCATTCCCTGCCCGATGACCTCCACCCGGCCCTGACCGGCCTGGAGGCGGCGGAGCGCCTGCAAAGCGACCCCACTCCCTTCCTGGAACATGCCGCCGCCTGGATCCGGGCGCGCTTCGAGGCCGCCAAGCGGGACCACGCCGAACTCGACTTCGGCGACCTGGTCACCGGCCTGCGCGCCGCCCTGGAGGGGGCCGCCGGCAAGGACCTGGCAGAGACCATCCGGGCGCAGTACCCGGTGGCCCTCATCGACGAGTTTCAGGATACCGATCCGGCGCAGTACGCCGTCTTCGACGCCGTCTACGAGGTCGAGACCGCCCCGGCAGACCGCGGCCTCTTCCTCATCGGTGATCCCAAGCAGGCCATCTACGGCTTCCGCGGCGCCGACATCCACAGCTACCTTGCCGCCCGGCGCGCCACCGCCGGCCGCCACTACACCCTGCCGAAGAACTACCGGGCCACCGAGGCGGCCGTGAAGGCGGTGAACCGGCTCTTCGGCCACGCCGCCGGCCACACCCGCGGCGCCTTCCTCTTCCGCGACGGCGACGATGACCCCGTCCCCTTCCATGCCGTGGACGCCCGAGGGCGCGGCGAGCGCCTCCTGCGCGACGGCGCCCCCGTCCCGGCGCTGACGCTCTGGCACCGTTGGCCGTCGGAGGCCGTCGGCATCGGCGCCTACCGCGACGAGGCGGCGGAGGCCGGGGCCACGGCCATCACCGACCTCCTCCTCGCCGGTCGTGCTGGGGAGGCCGCCTTCTGCGAGGACGACGGCGCCACGCGGCCGGTGGAACCGGCGGACATCGCCGTCCTGGTCCGTGACCGCCAGGAGGCGGAGGCCATCCGCGGCGCCCTGCACGCCCGCGGCGTCGCCTCCGTCTACCTCTCCCTGCAGGACTCGGTCTGGGCCAGCGAGGAGGCCGGCGACCTGCACCTGTGGCTGCGCGCCTGCGCCGAGCCGGAATCCGAGGCCGCCGTGCGCGCCGCCCTGGCCACCCCGACCCTGGGCCGCTCCCTCAACGAGCTGGAACGGCTCACCCGGGACGAGACCGCCTGGGAGCGGACCGTCCTGCGCTTCCACGACTATCGCCGGATCTGGCGCCGCCAGGGGGTGCTGCCACTGCTGCGACGGCTCCTCCACGACGAGGGGGTCCCGGCCCGGCTGCTGGCCGAGGAGAATGGCGAACGGCGGCTGACCAACCTCCTCCACCTGGGCGAGCTCCTGCAGCAGGCCGCCGCCGGGCTGGACGGCGAACACGCGCTGCTCCGCCACCTGGCCGCCGAACGCGAGACGGGAGGCAGCGGCGATGACGGCATCCTCCGCCTGGAGAGCGACGCCGATCGCGTGCGCGTGGTGACCATCCACAAGGCCAAGGGGCTGGAATACCCGCTGGTCTTCCTCCCCTTCGCCAGCGGTTTCAAGCCGCTGGATCGCAGCAAGGCGCCCCTGCGCTACCGGAATGACCAGGGCCAATGGGTCATCGACCCGGACCCCGACGAGGAGGCGGTGGCCCGCGCCGACGACGAGCGCCTGGCCGAGGACCTGCGCCTCTTCTACGTCGCCCTCACCCGGGCACGCCACGCCACCTGGGTCGGCCTGGCGCCGGTGAGGCGCGGCAACAAGAAGGCCAACGACCTCCACCGCACCGCCCCCGGCTACCTCCTCACCGGCGGTACCCCGCTGGAGGCGAGCGATCTCCCCGAGCGGCTGCACACCCTGGCCGGGGATGAACCGGCCCTGGCCGTCTCCCCCTTCCCCGCGCCGGACGACCGGCGCCTGCCCGCCACCGACGAGGCCACGACCCACGGCGAGGCCCGGACCCCCACCCGCTCCCCCGCGGAGCGCTGGTGGATCGCCAGTTATTCCGCCCTGGCGCTGGGCCACGGCGAGTCCTCCCACCGAGCACCGGAGACGGCCACCGCCGGCCTGGTGGACGAGATGGCCGACGAGGCCACGGCCCCCGGGACCGCCGGTGGCGGCCTCCTGGACTTCCCCCGGGGGCCGGAGCCGGGCACCTTCCTCCACGGCCTGCTGGAATGGGCCGCCGGGGAGGGGCTGGCCGCCGTCGCCGCCGACCCGGATTGGCTGGCGACCACCGTGGCCGAGCGCTGCCGCCGCCGGGGCTGGGCCGACCACGCCCCGGCGGTGACCGACTGGCTCCAGCGCCTGCTCACCGAGCCCCTGGCGCTCTCCGGGGGCACCCCCCTGCGCCTGGCGGACCTGGAGCAGTACCAGCCGGAGCTGGAATTCTGGATCGGCGTCCACGACCTCCCGGCCGCCGAGCTGGATGCGGCGGTGCGCACCGCCACCCTGGGGGGCGAGGAGCGCCCGTCGGTGGGGCCGGCCCACCTCAACGGCCTGCTCAAGGGCTTCATCGACCTGGTCTTCGAGCACGAGGGCCGTTACTGGGTGGCCGACTACAAGTCCAACTTCCTGGGCCCGCGCCCGGCGGACTACGCCCCCGACCCCCTCCGCCGGGCGGTACTGGAGCGGCGCTACGAACTCCAGTACACCCTCTACACCCTGGCGCTGCACCGCCAGCTCAAGGCACGGCTGCCGGACTACGACTACGACCGCCACATGGGCGGCGCCGTCTACCTCTTCCTGCGCGGGCTGGATGCCCCCGGCCAGGGGCTGCACTGCGAGCGCCCTCCGCGCGCCCTCATCGAACAGCTGGATGACCGCCTCCGCGGCCCCGGAACGAATCGGAACGGAGGAGGAACGCCGTGA
- a CDS encoding sigma-54 interaction domain-containing protein codes for MDVFEQALPTQSPNLQTVLRSASLVAASDVTVLLLGESGTGKGRLAEAIHAASPRAAGPMVAVNCGAIPDSLAESELFGHRRGAFTGAVDEAPGRIRAASGGTLFLDEVAELPPSAQAKLLRFLETGEVQTVGEATPRRADARVVAATHRDLEAEVAAGRFRADLFYRLNIVPLEIPALRERRCDIPGLARRLLVELADSHGVERPSFTKAALLRLRDHGWPGNVRELRNLCERTAILLPGREVDASNLPAGLAGESTAGADAAVALPAEGVRLEDVEADLIRQALARTEGNRSRAARLLGISRHTLLYRLRKHAIA; via the coding sequence ATGGACGTCTTCGAGCAGGCCCTGCCTACCCAGTCCCCCAATCTGCAGACGGTGTTGCGGTCGGCGTCGCTGGTGGCGGCGTCGGACGTTACCGTCCTGCTGCTGGGGGAGAGCGGCACCGGCAAGGGGCGGCTGGCCGAGGCCATCCATGCCGCCAGTCCGCGGGCTGCCGGCCCGATGGTGGCGGTGAACTGCGGCGCCATTCCCGACTCCCTGGCGGAGTCCGAGCTCTTCGGCCATCGGCGCGGGGCCTTTACCGGCGCCGTGGACGAGGCGCCCGGCCGCATCCGCGCCGCCAGCGGCGGCACCCTCTTCCTCGACGAGGTGGCGGAGCTGCCGCCGTCGGCCCAGGCCAAGCTCCTGCGCTTCCTGGAGACGGGGGAGGTGCAGACCGTGGGGGAGGCGACGCCGCGCCGGGCGGATGCCCGGGTGGTGGCGGCGACCCATCGCGACCTGGAGGCGGAGGTGGCGGCCGGTCGCTTCCGCGCCGACCTCTTCTACCGCCTGAACATCGTCCCCCTGGAGATCCCGGCCCTGCGCGAGCGCCGCTGCGACATCCCGGGCCTGGCCCGGCGACTGCTGGTGGAGCTCGCCGACAGCCACGGCGTGGAGCGGCCCTCGTTCACGAAGGCGGCTCTGCTGCGGCTGCGTGACCACGGCTGGCCGGGCAACGTCCGCGAGCTGCGCAACCTCTGCGAGCGCACTGCCATCCTCCTGCCGGGGCGAGAGGTGGATGCGTCCAACCTCCCCGCCGGCCTGGCCGGCGAGTCCACCGCCGGGGCCGATGCAGCCGTCGCCCTGCCTGCGGAGGGCGTGCGGCTGGAGGATGTGGAGGCCGACCTCATCCGTCAGGCCCTGGCGCGGACCGAGGGCAATCGCAGCCGCGCCGCCCGCCTGCTGGGGATCAGCCGCCACACGCTGCTCTACCGCCTGCGCAAGCACGCCATCGCCTGA
- the recC gene encoding exodeoxyribonuclease V subunit gamma, whose translation MEQPPHLRPGFMVVHGNRMESLRDLAVEWMRRYPLGPLENETILVQSNGIAQWLRLALAREPDAPEPGLGIAAALDIQLPSRFLWSAYRAVLGPESVPADSPFAKEALTWRLMRLLPDLASRPIFAPLAGFLADDPDGRKRHELAGRLADLLDQYQVYRADWLDAWAAGHDSLPDAHGRDRTLPPDQAWQPELWRALLADIPAATAHTSRAAIHTRFREAATGLEARPAGLPRRVVVFGISSLPQQALEALEGVARVSQVLLCVHNPCEHYWADIVADRDLLRAAASRHPRRPGMPVELDEADLHAHAHPLLAAWGKQGRDYVRLLDEHDDPTNYRDLVEALPRQRIDLFESPGGDCLLHQLQDDIRDLRPVAESRVAWPPVPETDDSLRFHVCHGPQREVEALHDQLLARFDAQPDLRPRDIIVMVPDIETYAPHIRAVFGRLSTEDPRHIPFTISDQGQRGRAPVLVALEQLLELPRARSGVGELLDLLDVAAVRQRLGLEAGDLARLHRWAEGAGVRWGLDSEQRAGLGLPEEDRNTWAFGLRRMLLGYAVGDHGPWNGIEPFAEVGGLEAAAAGPLAELVERLRQWRTHLSQPRSPADWGETLRALLAEFLAPVDEDDRLTLVQLEEALASWEGRCQEAGLADELPLAVVREHWLAAVDEGGLAQRFLAGAVNFATLMPMRAIPFRVVCLLGMDDGAYPRTPVPADFDLMNGDYRPGDRSRREDDRYLFLEALLSARDHLHISWVGRSIRDDSEQPPSVLVGQLRDHLVATHEHAEADDLLRALTVVHPLQPFSRTLFPADGTHPRFTYAHEWAPTEAAPAPSEEAPLPAPAETTIPVGELVAFWKNPVRALFHGRLRTRLEEPAAADEDVEPFGLDGLTAWQLRRQLVAAGLETAADEAARAGALDEGLERLARTGELPGGYPGALAADAVRTDAEGLLAVIGDFTAECGPPAEVPLEISCTVGKVTVSGWLPDLRHQEAAGSPVRLAWDVSRLGQNSPPYRRLDRLAEAWITHLLACAGGTPLTTLFFCPEDKPRRGQTPIAALRLPPLAVSEAGTHLTALLGAWEAGQQQPLPVTARTALAALEAEESEKTDPGKAARQAYEGDGYQRPGERDGDPHLRRTFAAADDLLGEAFDHWRDALYRPLVRTVRPISEEEGPA comes from the coding sequence ATGGAACAGCCTCCCCACCTGCGACCGGGCTTCATGGTGGTCCACGGCAACCGTATGGAAAGCCTGCGGGATCTCGCCGTGGAGTGGATGCGCCGCTACCCCCTGGGGCCGCTGGAGAACGAGACCATCCTGGTCCAGTCCAACGGCATCGCCCAGTGGCTGCGCCTGGCCCTGGCACGAGAGCCGGACGCCCCGGAGCCGGGGCTGGGCATCGCCGCCGCCCTGGATATCCAGCTCCCCTCACGCTTCCTCTGGTCGGCGTACCGCGCCGTCCTCGGCCCGGAGTCGGTCCCCGCGGACTCCCCCTTCGCCAAGGAGGCGCTGACCTGGCGGCTCATGCGGCTGCTGCCGGACCTCGCGTCCCGGCCGATCTTCGCGCCGCTGGCCGGCTTCCTGGCCGATGATCCCGACGGCCGCAAGCGCCATGAGCTGGCCGGCCGCCTGGCGGACCTCCTGGACCAGTACCAGGTCTACCGCGCCGACTGGCTGGACGCCTGGGCGGCCGGCCACGATAGCCTCCCCGATGCCCATGGCCGGGACCGGACCCTGCCGCCGGATCAGGCCTGGCAGCCGGAACTGTGGCGCGCCCTGCTGGCGGATATTCCGGCGGCGACCGCTCACACCAGCCGCGCCGCCATCCATACCCGCTTCCGCGAGGCGGCGACCGGGCTGGAGGCACGCCCGGCGGGCCTGCCGCGCCGGGTCGTGGTCTTCGGGATCTCCTCCCTGCCCCAGCAGGCCCTGGAGGCGCTGGAGGGGGTGGCGCGGGTGAGTCAGGTGCTGCTCTGCGTCCACAATCCCTGCGAACACTACTGGGCCGATATCGTGGCCGACCGGGACCTGCTGAGGGCCGCCGCCAGCCGCCACCCGCGTCGGCCCGGCATGCCGGTGGAGCTGGACGAGGCGGATCTCCATGCCCACGCCCACCCCCTGCTGGCCGCCTGGGGCAAGCAGGGGCGCGACTACGTCCGCCTACTGGACGAACACGACGACCCGACGAACTACCGCGACCTGGTGGAGGCGCTGCCGCGCCAGCGTATCGACCTGTTCGAGTCTCCCGGCGGGGACTGCCTCCTCCACCAGCTCCAGGACGACATCCGCGACCTGCGCCCGGTGGCCGAGAGCCGCGTGGCCTGGCCGCCGGTCCCGGAGACGGACGATTCCCTGCGCTTCCACGTCTGCCACGGGCCCCAGCGCGAGGTGGAGGCCCTCCACGACCAGCTCCTGGCGCGCTTCGATGCCCAGCCCGACCTGCGCCCGCGGGACATCATCGTCATGGTCCCGGACATCGAGACCTACGCCCCCCACATCCGCGCCGTCTTCGGCCGGCTGTCGACGGAGGACCCGCGCCACATCCCCTTCACCATCTCCGACCAGGGCCAGCGCGGCCGCGCCCCGGTCCTGGTCGCCCTGGAGCAGCTGCTGGAGCTCCCCCGGGCGCGCTCCGGCGTGGGCGAACTCCTGGACCTGCTGGACGTGGCGGCCGTGCGCCAGCGCCTGGGGCTGGAGGCCGGGGACCTCGCCCGGCTCCACCGCTGGGCCGAGGGCGCCGGGGTCCGCTGGGGCCTGGACAGCGAACAGCGCGCCGGCCTGGGCCTGCCCGAGGAGGACCGCAACACCTGGGCCTTCGGTCTGCGCCGCATGCTGCTGGGCTACGCCGTGGGCGACCACGGCCCCTGGAACGGCATCGAACCCTTCGCCGAGGTCGGCGGGCTGGAGGCGGCGGCCGCCGGCCCCCTGGCGGAGCTGGTGGAGCGGCTCCGCCAATGGCGCACCCACCTGTCGCAGCCGCGGAGCCCGGCCGACTGGGGGGAGACCCTGCGCGCCCTGCTGGCCGAATTCCTGGCCCCGGTGGACGAGGATGACCGCCTGACCCTGGTTCAGCTGGAAGAGGCGCTGGCGAGCTGGGAGGGGCGCTGCCAGGAGGCCGGACTGGCCGACGAACTGCCGCTGGCGGTGGTGCGCGAGCACTGGCTGGCCGCGGTGGACGAGGGGGGGCTGGCCCAGCGCTTCCTGGCCGGGGCGGTGAACTTCGCCACCCTGATGCCCATGCGCGCCATCCCCTTCCGGGTGGTCTGCCTCCTGGGCATGGACGATGGCGCCTACCCCCGGACCCCGGTCCCGGCGGACTTCGACCTGATGAACGGCGACTACCGCCCCGGCGACCGCTCCCGGCGCGAGGACGACCGCTACCTCTTCCTGGAGGCGCTGCTCTCCGCCCGGGACCACCTCCATATCAGCTGGGTGGGCCGCAGCATCCGCGACGACAGCGAGCAGCCCCCCTCGGTCCTGGTGGGGCAGCTCCGCGACCACCTGGTCGCCACCCATGAACACGCGGAGGCCGACGACCTCCTCCGGGCCCTGACCGTGGTCCATCCCCTGCAACCCTTCAGCCGCACCCTCTTCCCGGCCGACGGAACCCACCCCCGCTTTACCTACGCCCACGAGTGGGCGCCGACCGAGGCGGCGCCTGCGCCTTCGGAGGAGGCGCCCCTGCCGGCCCCCGCGGAGACCACGATTCCCGTCGGGGAGCTGGTCGCCTTCTGGAAGAATCCCGTACGCGCCCTCTTCCACGGCCGCCTGCGGACCCGCCTGGAGGAGCCGGCCGCCGCCGACGAGGATGTGGAGCCCTTCGGCCTGGACGGGCTGACGGCGTGGCAGCTCCGACGCCAGCTGGTCGCCGCCGGGCTGGAGACGGCGGCGGACGAGGCCGCCCGGGCCGGGGCGCTGGACGAGGGCCTGGAACGGCTCGCCCGCACCGGGGAGCTCCCGGGCGGCTATCCCGGCGCGCTGGCCGCCGATGCGGTGCGCACCGATGCCGAGGGGCTCCTGGCGGTGATCGGCGACTTCACCGCCGAATGCGGCCCACCGGCGGAGGTGCCGCTGGAGATCTCCTGCACCGTCGGCAAGGTAACCGTCAGCGGCTGGCTCCCCGACCTGCGCCACCAGGAGGCCGCGGGGTCCCCGGTACGACTGGCCTGGGATGTCAGCCGCCTGGGGCAGAACAGCCCGCCCTACCGGCGCCTGGATCGGCTGGCGGAGGCCTGGATCACCCACCTGCTGGCCTGCGCCGGCGGCACGCCACTGACCACGCTGTTCTTCTGTCCCGAGGACAAGCCCCGGCGCGGACAGACGCCCATCGCCGCCCTTCGACTCCCGCCCCTGGCGGTCAGCGAGGCCGGCACCCACCTGACGGCGCTGCTGGGGGCCTGGGAAGCGGGTCAGCAGCAGCCCCTGCCGGTGACCGCGCGCACCGCCCTGGCCGCCCTGGAGGCGGAGGAGTCGGAGAAGACCGACCCGGGGAAGGCGGCCCGCCAGGCCTACGAGGGGGATGGCTACCAGAGGCCCGGCGAACGGGACGGCGATCCCCACCTCCGCCGGACCTTCGCCGCCGCCGATGACCTGCTGGGCGAGGCCTTCGACCACTGGCGGGATGCGCTCTACCGACCGCTGGTCCGGACGGTGCGGCCCATCAGCGAGGAGGAGGGCCCCGCATGA